A section of the Oryza sativa Japonica Group chromosome 1, ASM3414082v1 genome encodes:
- the LOC4325841 gene encoding protein neprosin, producing MAAARACLVVALLLLVALFSPSEATSSTSLRRRQVRSLLKRLNKPPLATFQSLDGDIIDCVHISNQPAFDHPLLKDHTIQMRPSIQPSGLYGEATRPFTQTWNQNGEKCPDNTIPIRRTKEEDVMRATSVTTFGKKTHGGSPHPHSHLGGVTDGHHYGVAYATGDSNYYGTKVTINVWQPTIATFGDFSLSQLWITAGSYENKDLNTIEAGWQVYPAMYGDDKTRLFIYWTRDAYNTTGCYNLACSGFIQTNPQFVIGGSLSPVSIYGSTQYEYDYLVWKDPAGGNWWLQLQGNYVGYWPSSIFTLLQTGVADTVEWGGEVYSPQITAPMGSGHFPEEGFGKATYSRAIQVVDSSNHLKPPNGVGLIASLPNCYNIMTGSSSTTSWGTYIYYGGPGCPQNSQIEVM from the exons ATGGCAGCAGCAAGGGCGTGCTTGGTGGTggcgctcctcctcctggtgGCTCTCTTCTCGCCATCGGAAGCTACTTCGTCTACTtctttgcggcggcggcaggtgcgGAGCCTCCTCAAGCGCCTCAACAAGCCTCCCCTCGCAACCTTTCAG AGCCTAGATGGAGATATCATAGATTGTGTGCACATCTCCAATCAACCTGCATTCGACCATCCTCTTCTCAAGGACCATACAATCCAG ATGCGACCTTCTATCCAGCCAAGTGGCCTATATGGAGAAGCAACACGTCCATTCACCCAAACATGGAATCAGAATGGCGAAAAGTGCCCTGACAATACTATACCGATCCGAAGGACCAAGGAGGAGGATGTCATGAGGGCCACCTCTGTTACAACGTTTGGCAAGAAGACGCACGGCGGGAGCCCTCACCCTCACTCTCACTTGGGTGGTGTCACGGACGGCCACCAC TATGGTGTAGCATATGCGACTGGGGATTCCAACTACTACGGAACCAAAGTGACCATCAATGTGTGGCAACCAACGATTGCAACATTCGGTGATTTCAGCTTGTCCCAGCTATGGATCACAGCGGGCTCCTATGAAAACAAGGACCTTAATACCATTGAAGCAGGATGGCAG GTGTACCCAGCTATGTACGGGGATGATAAAACTAGACTCTTCATCTATTGGACT CGTGATGCATATAACACAACGGGATGTTACAATCTAGCGTGCTCAGGGTTCATCCAGACAAACCCGCAGTTCGTCATCGGTGGCAGCTTATCCCCTGTCTCCATCTATGGCAGCACACAATATGAGTATGATTATTTAGTTTGGAAG GACCCAGCGGGGGGCAACTGGTGGTTGCAACTGCAAGGCAATTATGTGGGCTACTGGCCATCATCCATCTTTACCCTCCTGCAGACAGGCGTTGCCGATACTGTGGAATGGGGTGGGGAGGTGTATTCTCCTCAAATTACCGCACCCATGGGCAGTGGACATTTCCCTGAGGAAGGGTTTGGCAAGGCCACCTACAGTAGAGCAATCCAAGTTGTTGATTCCTCCAACCATCTCAAACCACCAAATGGTGTGGGCTTGATAGCCTCGCTGCCCAATTGCTATAATATCATGACTGGTTCCTCCAGTACCACTAGTTGGGGCACTTACATTTACTATGGTGGACCTGGGTGCCCTCAAAACTCCCAAATTGAAGTGATGTAG